Within the Candidatus Roizmanbacteria bacterium CG_4_9_14_0_2_um_filter_38_17 genome, the region CAAGGTTAAAGGAACTGGACTTGGCTTAGTTATAGCAAAAGGTATAATAGAGTCACACCTCGGAAAAATAGAGGCTAGTTCCAAAGGACCTGGGAGGGGAAGCACATTTAAGTTCTGGCTCCCTCTACGGGGACCACAAGATATGAAAGGAGGAAACAATGGCAAAAATATTACTAGTTGAAGACGACACAAGCTTATCACAGTTATACAAAACTGCACTCGAAGTGGATAGTAACGAAGTGATAGTATCAGCTGATGGTCAAGATGGAATTACAAAATTAACATCGGAAAAATATGATTTAGCTATCTTAGACATCGTGCTTCCAAATATATCTGGTTTGGATATCTTAAAAAAGATAAGAGAAACAGAAAGTATTAAAAGTATGAAGGTCATCATGTTAACTAATTATGGTCAACAAGAAAACGTAAAAGAAGCATTTGATGCAGGAGCAGATGATGTGTTCCTAAAATACAGAGTTACACCAACTGAAGCTACAGAGAAAATACGTGTTTTACTTGGAGGCTTGAGTTAAGTTTTTTTAGAATCTTTAGATAAGTTTTTGATCTGTAATAAGGTATACTGCTCCTTCTAATCTAGAGTAATTCTCGTTGTTTCCTTTTATCAACGCTCTAAGCGCCAATAATTTTTCCTCCCCATATGCTAGTATTATGTGCTTTTCTATTATCTCCAAAGCCTTGGGTGTAAGAGTAATTCTTTCTGGATATTGCCAATCTGAAGCCACATGGCTATAGTCTTCAACTAGGCTCTTTGCGCCTAACTTAATCCCTGGGGCAATTCCAGCCGTATGCCCATCAACGCCAATTCCCATAATTGTCACACTACTTTCTGCGCGAGCTAACACGCCTTCTAAAACAACATTATATCGATTTGCAGTTTCATTGCGGTTTAATATTCCACCAAGTATTTTATGAACCTCAATTCCCGCAGCACCACAGGCACCTGCTGCGTACTTATATAGACCGGTTTGCTCTATCATCAGCTCGTTGCTATCTTTATGACCTGGGGAGCCCCACCGCTCATCAACCGTACAAAAAGCTAGTGGACTAACTGAATGAGATTTATCATTCGAGATTAGTTTATATAGATCTTTAGGTGAACTACCTCCAGAGAGAAACATAACTGTTTCTTTATTAACTATTTTTTTAAGCAATTCAAAAGCTATTTTAGCTCCTTCTTCCTTGTTTTTAACCTCAATTATCTCCATATTATTAACCGCTCTCTTTAAGAGAGTTTATCATAAAATTATGCTATACTTTTCATATGACAATAGACAATGTAAGTAAATTACTCAATGAAAAATTGGGCTCAATACAAGAAGATCTCAAAGAACTTAGTAAAAAAGTTTCAAATAGTGCTACTAAGGATGACTTGAAAGAGCTGAGTGAAAAAGCTGCTACTAAGGATGACTTGAAAGAGCTGAGTGAAAAAGCTGCTACTAAGGATGACTTGAAAAAAATGGAAAATAGACTTGTTAAAAGATTCGACACCATGGACAAAAGACTCGATCAAGATCTTGCCGAAACCATGCAGAGAGTAAAACATATCGAAAATCATATTGACATACCACCATTCACGCCAATCTCCCCAAACTAAGAAGTTACTGTAATAACTTTTTTAACCATATTCAGGATAGTGGCATTTTTTGTACTTTTTTCCCGAACCGCAGGGGCAGGGGTCATTTCTACCTGGTGCTTTCTGTTTTGCAACTGGTTCCTTCTTAGGTTGTTCGGAAGGCTTCTCAAGAGTCCCCTTTGGAGATTGCTTTGGTTGAGAAAATTGCCCTAGCTGCTCGTGCGAATATTGTGCTTGCTCAGCCGCTTTAGTAATTGCTGTGTCAGCCGTTGGATTCACTTTTACATCGACACGTAAAATACGTCGAGCAATATCAAAGTCCACGCTCGCTAATAGTTGCTCAAACATGCGAAAGGCTTCGTTCTTATATTCCACCAAAGGATCTTTTTGAGCATACCCTCTAAGACCTATACCTTCGCGTAGTTCAGTCAATGAATCTATATGATTCATCCAGAGGGAATCAATTACGCTAAGCGTTACCCACTGCTCTACCTCCTTCATAATTTCCTCACCAATTCGTTCTTTTCGTTCCTTATACACTCTGTCAACATGGCTAAGTAGGAGCCTGGCAATACCTTCATCAGACAATCCCTCAACATCATTAGCCAGCTTCTGACTAGATGCATCGTCTATTGGTAAAATTGTGCTAAATTCTTTAACTATCTCACTTGGCAATTTGTCTTGCCCTTTTTCATCTTCAGAAACAGCTTGAGTAGCAATCTCTGTTACTTCGTTAATAAGAATGTTATAAACTTGCTCATTAGTATCGACCTCGCCGTTTAGTATCTTAAGGCGGCGACCATAAATTATCTCTCGTTGTCTATTTAAAACATCATCGTATTCAACTAAACGTTTACGAATATCAAAATTAAAACCCTCCACTTTAGTTTGTGATTGTTCAATTGCTCGAGAAACAAGTCCATGTTGAAGTGGCTGATCTTCTGGCAACTTAAAGCGCGTCATTAAGCCAGCTACCTGGTCTCCACCAAATATTCGCATGATCTGATCTTGTAAAGATACAAAGAAGATTGTTGATCCAGGATCTCCTTGACGACCCGACCGACCTCTGAGTTGGTTATCTATTCGACGCGACTCGTGACGCTCTGTTCCAATAACATGTAGACCTCCTAGTTTAAGCACCTCATCATGAGCCTCTTGAGCTTGCCTGGTTCTCTTATTATACTCTGGGTTATCCCTATAGCTTTCATCACCAATAAATTTTTGATATTCATACTTATCTGGCTTCATTCCTCCTAAAACTATGTCAACTCCTCGACCAGCCATATTCGTTGCAACAGTAACAGCTCCGACCTTACCCGCATCAGAAATTATCTGTGCTTCTTGTGCATGATTTTTAGCATTAAGCAATGTATGTGGGACTTTTTTGTGTTTTAGCAGCTTAGATATGGTCTCATTGTGTTCAATAGAAGTAGTACCAACCAGCACTGGTTGTCCTTTTGCGTGTCTCTCTTCAATATCTTTTGCAACGGCTGCATATTTAGCTCGAACCGTCTTATACACTAAGTCTGTTTGATCATCTCTAATAATAGGCTGATTGGTTGGAATTATTACAACATCCAGATCGTATATTTTATGAAACTCTTCAGCCTCAGTAGCTGCAGTTCCCGTCATACCCGCAAGTTTGTCATACATCCTAAAATAGTTTTGCAATGATACTGTAGCTAACGTCTTAGATTCTCTTTGAATCTGCACTCCCTCTTTTGCCTCAATTGCCTGGTGAATTCCTTCAGAGAATCTCCGCCCTTCAAGTAACCGACCTGTAAACTCATCCACAATGATAACCTGCCCCTCCCGAACAATATAGTGAGTATCTCTCTTATACAAAGCTGATGCTTTAAGTGAAGCCTCGATGTGATGAAGTGTTTCATAATCTTTTTCAAACAAATTATCTACACCCAGCCATTTTTCTACCTTTGTTACTCCATGCTCGGTTAAATTTGCAGTATTAGATTTTTCATCTATCTCATAGTCCTGATTTTCTGATAGCTTTTTCGCTAAATCTGCATATTGGTAATATTTTTGTGTTGGTTCAGAGTCAGGCGCAGAGATAATATGTGGTGTTCGTGCCTCGTCAATTAATACCGAATCTACTTCATCAATAATTGCATAATTATACTGCTTCTGGACTATATCATCGGCTTTCCTTGCCATATTATCTCGTAGATAATCAAAACCAAATTCAGAATTAATACCATAAGTTACATCTGCCTTATAGGCTTCCATACGAGTAATTGGTCGCAAATTTCTTAACCTCCAGTCCTGGGCTTCTTTGTCTTCATGTTCTGGATCAAATATAAACTGCTGACCAGATATAATAGCTGTAGTGGAAAGTCCAAGAAAATGGAAAATGTTACCCATCCAACCAGCATCACGACGGGCTAGATAATCATTAACTGTCACCAAATGCACTCCTTTGCCAAATAAAGCATTTAGATACAGCGGTGCTGTGGCAGACAAGGTCTTTCCCTCACCAGTCTTCTGTTCAGCTACTTTTCCTTGATGTAGAACTATTCCTGAAATAAGCTGCACATCAAAGTGCCTTTCTCCAATCACCCGGTAAGAAGCTTCTCTAACAAGTGCAAAGGCTTCCACAAGAAGATCATCCAATGATTCACCTTTAGCTAGTCTTTTTTTTAATTTCTGGGTTTGCTTGGGAAAATCCTCATCCTTAAGCTTTTTAGTTTTATTAGATAGCTCATTAATTTGATCAATGAGAGGTTGAAGCTTTTTTATCTCACTTTCATTTGAATCAAAAAATTTACCTAAGAAGTCAAAAAGCATGGTTATTTTATTACTTCCTTTCCCATATATTGCTGTAACACTTTAGGTATCAAGACAGATCCATCTTCTTGCTGATTATTTTCTAAGATTGCAATAATTCCACGCGATGTTGCAACAAGCGTACCGTTTAATGTATGAACATATTGTGTTTTATCATTATCTCTGTATTTAATGCCAAGTCTTCTTGCTTGAAAATCTGTTGTATTTGATGTTGAAGTTATCTCACCCCAATCACCTCTTCCTGGCATCCAGGCCTCAAGATCATATTTTTTAACTGCTTGGGCTCCTAAATCCCCCGCACACATCTCTAAAACACGATAAGAAATCTCCAAACTCTGCCAAAATTCCTCTTCCAGCTGCAGTAATTCCTCATGGATTTTTACCGACTCGGGAGCTGTGCAGTATATAAACATTTCCACTTTTGTGAATTGATGTACCCTATACAACCCCTTTGAATATTGACCATATGAACCCGCTTCTTTACGATAACAATGTGAATAACCCGCATATTTGAGGGGAAGTTTTGCAGCTGGAAGTGTCTCATCAGCATGATATCCAGCCAGCGTTACCTCCGCCGTTGCTATCAAACCCAGGTCTGTTTCATCAATAGTATAAATTTGTGCTTCGGGCCCTCTTGGCTGGAAACCAGTTCCCAGATAGTAACGCGATCTTGCAAGATCAGGAGTAAACATAGGCGTAAATCCCTTTTTACTCAAGAATTCAATACCATATCTAACCAAAGCCAACTCAAGTAACAATCCGTCACCCTTAAGATAATAAAAACCGCTCCCAGCAACTTTTGCTCCTCGCTCAAAGTCTATGATATCCAGCTTTTCGGCTAGCTCAAGATGGTCTTTAGATTTAAATTTAAAATTTTGTTTATCTCCTACAACCTTGAGCTCAACATTCTCTGATTCCCCTTTGCCTTTAGGTACATCGGCAGCAGGAGGATTGGGAATATCAAGCATTAGCTTATTAAATTCCTTTTCTACATTATCCAGCTCCGGTTCAAAAAGTTTAAGTTCCCGTTTTAATACACTCGCTTTTTCAATAAGCTCTTTATCTAAAAAGTCTTTAGACTTTGATGTTTTAAGATCATTAGTAATGACATTCTGCTTCGCACGCAGTTCTTCAACCTCTAATAACAACTTAAGACGTTGTCCATCGATTTTAAGCAACTTATCTATAACATCTGCTTTGTAACCTTTCTCTAAAGTACCTTGCTTAACTTTATCTGGATTTTGGCGGATGTATTTAATATCTAACATAATTCATCAATAATAACCTTCTTAAGATTATTAACTGCTTTCAATCTATGATTGAAACTCTTCTGTTCTTCAGGTGTTAACTCTTCATCCTGATAGTACTTATCTATATCTTTTATTTTAAAAACTGAGCGGAACGGAAAACCTTCACGCTTTGTTCCTCCGGAATATTCTGCAATATATCCTTCCACAATTGCCTCCTCTTGCCAGATTTGTCCATCGGGAAGTGCAAAAGTTACCACCGCCCGAAGCCTTGCATTTCTATCCTCTCCCTTAAAATTATACATTCTACCCAATATATATCCTATAATCTCATCGTCACTAAATTCATGTATTCCATCAATCCAGCGACGAGATTTTACACCGGGTTCATTGTTTAATTTATAAATTTCCATTCCGCCATCATCCGCAATAACGGGATAATTTGTTAATTGAGAATATGTTACCGCTTTAAGCTTAGAGTTGTCTTGGAAACTATCCTCTGTTTCATTCACGTCTGTCTTGATTCCTAAGTCGGCAAGCGTAACTAATTCTAGATCCAGATCTTGAAGTAAATTCTGAAACTCAATCACTTTAGCCGGATTCTTAGTAGCAATAAGTAATTGTGTCATTTTTTACTCGCTTGCGTAATCTGAGCAAATCTCTGTTTAACTTTATCAACACCAATATCCACAACTAAATAACCCGCTCTTGGGCCGGATACTTTCCCTAGAAGTGAAACATACACTGCTGCAAAAGCATTTGCTACAGATTCTTTTCCCGCTTTGGCTATTTCATATAATAATGTCTGAATTTCGTCACCAGTTAAATTCTTATCTAGTTTCTCAATTACTTGTGAAAGAAACTCTTTTTGGCCATTGCTTAAGTTAAGAGCTGATTCTGACATTTTTTCTTGATATACAAATACAAAATCTTCTGGAGCATAATCTTTCAACCAAAGTTTGGCATATTTTACACGCTGATTTAAGATATCTTGTTCAAGCGTAGTCAACTTACTACCTTTAAGCTCAGTAAAGCGAGCAACTAAGTCTAGGTTTGGTATCTGCACATATGTTGCTACATCTCTAAAGCGAGGATAGTATGGCATCTCACTCGTAAGTTTCTCGACATGAGATAGCTCAAATATTCTAGATAAGTTTTCGTCTCCATCTTCATAATATGCTTTAGCGCAGCGGTCATACTCATCAAAAAGATCAGGAATCGTCATACCTGTTGGATCAAAGTCTATTGGGCGCTTTATTTTTGTGCGAACCATCAACATCCGCAACAATGATGGTGGAATAATTATAGACACTTCTTTAGCTGAAGAACCGCGACCTTTTGACGAAGACATCTTTTTTCCTTTAAGTAAAAAGAATTCATAAATAAATGAGTATGGAACAGGATAATCTAGTACTCTCTCACACATTAGTTTTGCAAAATCATGTGACCCCCCACTCACCATATGGTCTTTTCCTGCTCCTTCTATAGTTACTCCTATAATCTTCCATTTAGCTGGCCATTCTACTTTCCATGGCAACTTACCTGCAAAATGACCTTCATCTGAAAAAGGAGACTTAGTCTCTACATTTCCACAACCAGGTGTATAGCTACCTTCTTTCCTACATTCAAAGGTGATCTGTTCTCCATCCCAGTCTGTTACAACAGCTGTGACCATTTTGCCACACTTACTACAAACCGGATTAAATGGATACCAGTTTGAGCTAAAATCCTTGTCATACATTTCTTTATATATACCTCGAATTATGTCAGCCTTATCCAAGCATTCTCTTACTACATTATTCATCTTTCCAGACAAATAAAGAGTTCTACCCCAGATAATCTCTGGATAAGATCCTATATTGTTAAACACCTCTTCAAATTCTTTAGCAAAAAACTCACCGTAACTAGCAAATCCTGCCTCTGGTGAAGGAATCTGAAATAGTGGTTTTCCTAAATGTTCTCCCCAGATTTTTTCATCTAGATAATGAGGTAACTTGTCCAAAGGATCCTGATCTTCAAAAACATATGTAAATTTTGCCTTAACTCCAGCTTCAATCAACCCACGGTAAATTAGGTCATTAATAATAACTCCACGCAAACTACCCACGTGAATACGACCCGAGGGTGTTTTCATGTCATCAACCCACTCCAGTTTTAATTTACGCGTCTTTAGCTCCTGTGCTAATTTATCTACCCAAAACATATGTGTATTATAAACCAATAAAAAATCCCGGTATTAACCGGGATGCCTTTTTCCACCAAAAGACACCCCTACGCGGAGTTTGTCTTAGATGCTTTTTTAGTTATCAAGTTCATTTAATCTCTTTAATTGCATATTCAACAATACCCACTGGAGCTTTGACTTTAATCGTGTCTCCTTCTTTTCTTCCTTTTAATGCCTCACCTATCGGTGAATTATGAGATACTTTTTTCTCTTTAGGATCAGCTTCTCCCTCTCCAACAATCTCATAAGTAACCTTTTTGCCAGAAACTACTACTGTAACCTTTGAACCTATACCCACAGTTTTTGCTGTAGTTGACTTAACGACCACTTTTGCTTTTTTAAGCTTAGTTTCTATACTAGTAATCCTCTCATCAATAAACTCTAGATCGAGCTTTGCGCTTGAATACTCACTATTCTCACTTAGATCTCCCATATCACGAGCTGACTGAAGCCTTACTACAGCATCGGGCCTCTTATCTTCACGAAGTAACTTAAGCTCTGTGTTAAGCTCATCAAGTCCTTCTTGTGTTACCAAGATAAATTCTTCCTTTATTTTTTTATTAGCTACCATATGTTCTAAAATAAGTCTAAAAAAATCATCCCGATTGGGATGTATCAAATGGAGTTTACTCTATAGCCTAAGCTCTTGTCAAACCCAAACTCATTATACTATAAAAACAAAACTATTTTGTGCTGCCAGCGGGATTTGAACCCGCGGTCTCCGCCTTGAGAAGGCGGCGTCCTAGGCCACTAGACGATGGCAGCAACTTTAATAGTAATTATAACAAGAAAGATTTAAATAAGCCTCAATTGGGTAGCTGGGCAAATAGAGGAATTTTAGCATTGGCTTTTGCTGGCTTTGGTAAACAAAGAGCGTGCTTTAAAACTTCATCCATGTGGTCAACAAATACAAACTCAAGATCATCCTTAACATATTTAGGAATATCAACTAGATCTTTTTCATTATCAGTTGGTAAAATTATCTTGCGTATACCTGCTGAGTGAGCAGCTATTACCTTTTCTTTTATTCCACCAATCTCCAGCACTCTACCACGGAGAGTTATCTCGCCCGTCATCCCTACATCCTTCTGGACTGGAATTTTTATAAGAGCTGATGACAACGCTGTTGTTATAGCGATTCCAGCCGATGGCCCATCTTTCTTTACAGCACCTTCAGGAACATGGATATGAATATCAAGGCTATGATAGAAGTTCTCATCTAAGCCAAGTTCTTTGTAACGGCTACGCACATAACTTAGTGCTGCTTCAGCAGATTCCTTCATCACATCACCCAGCTGACCAGTAAGTTTTAAGGTTCCCTTTCCAGGCATCAAAGCTACCTCAACAAACAATATTCCCCCACCTGCTTCTGTCCAGAATAATCCCGTAGACATACCTACTTCATCTTTTATCTCAGCTAGTAATGGCTTAAATCTATAGGGACCTAAGTAGTCATTAAGTTGTTTAGCGGCAATTTTAATCTTACCGCTTTTACCCTCAGCTTTCATACGTGCAATCTTGCGATAAACTGTTGCAATCTGTCGCTCAAGATTGCGAACTCCAGCTTCTCTTGTATATCTTTCAATTATCTTTTTTACAGCCTCTTTAGATAAAGCTACGTCTTTATTTGTTAGCGCATGTACTTTAAGCTGTTTTTCCATTAGGTAGTTGTCTGCAATTTTGTATTTCTCATCCTCTGTATAACCAGAAAATGCAATTATTTCAAGCCTATCGCGCAACGCTGGTGGAATAGTATCCAGATTATTACAGGTTGTAATAAAAAAGACATCTGAAAGATCATAAGGCACCTCTAGATAGTGATCCACAAACTCATGATTCTGTTCAGGATCCAATGCTTCTAACAATGCAGACGATGGATCACCACGAAAATCTGCTCCAACTTTATCTATTTCATCAAGCATAAATACAGGATTAGTCGAACCCGCATTCTTCATGCCTTGTATAATTCTCCCTGGAAGTGCCCCAACATAGGTCCTACGGTGTCCACGAATCTCTGCTTCATCGCGGATTCCACCTAATGACATTTTTACAAATTCGCGTTTTAATGAGCGGGCAACTGAACGACCAATCGAAGTCTTACCCACACCAGGTGGACCAACAAAACATAAGATCGTTGGGTGACCATATGATTTATCTTTTTTCTTCAGTCGCAGTTCCTTCAACTTTATGACTGCAAGATACTCTAGGATTCTTTCTTTGGCTTTTTTGAGACCAAAATGGTCCTTATCCAAAACTTTTTCTGCATACTTAATACTAACCTTGCTAGATTTTTCTTGCTGCCATGGAAGTTCTATGAGTGTTTCAATATAGGTACGTAGATATGAGGCTTCAGGATTATAATTGGACATCTGTGAAAGTTTACCTAGCTCTTTCATTGTTTTTTTATGAACATCCTTGGGCATATGTGCTTTCTTAATACTATCTTCCAGTTCTTTAAATTCCTTGCCAGTCGTATCATCGCCTAACTCTTTCTCAATCGTCTTCATGCGTTCCCTAAGAACGGCTTCTTTAACAGATTTATCAAACTTTGCTTGAGTTTTCGAAGCAATATTTTTTTCTATCTCCAACACCTTTAATTCATGAGATAAAAGCTCTGCAATTTTTTGGAGTCTTTTATTAACATTTGTCTCCTCAAGTAGTTGTTGCTTATCCACGCGTTTAATATTTAATATTGAAGCCACTTGGTAGGATAATTCACCTGGATTTAAGCCTGACATAATGTTCATAAAAGAGAGAAAATCAATATTCTTACCCAAGTTTACTGCCCTCTTCAAATCACCAGATAGATGTTTCACTAGCGCCTCAGTATCCTCAGTCATACTAATTTCTTTATCTACAACCTCCACGGCAGTTACAGCTATATATGGATCCATTTGCTTATATGACTGAACCCTGACTCTTTTAATACCGCGCACCAAGGCATTTACATCATTATCATTCTTCAATATTCTCTCAATCTTAACCAAAGTTCCAATACTATGCAAATCTTCAGCTTGGGGTTCATTGACACGGGAGTCTTTTTGCATTAGCACTATCATCTGCTTATCTGTCTTCATAGCAGTATCAACTGCGCCTAAAGTTCGAGATCGTCCAAATGTAAGAATTGACTCAGACGAAGGAAAAATAACCCCATCTCTAATGGTTACAACAGGATAGAGTTTTCGGTCTTCTTTTTTATCGTTAGATGACAAAATTATTGGCATAATGTTTGGCAGTTTATCATAGAGAGTGCTAGATTACAATAACTTACTTGAAGTAATTCAATAATTCATCAAAATTACCTGGTATTTTAACCTCTTGTTTCACTAATGGACCATTTTTTAAGCTCGCTACTTGCTCATGATATGCAGGTCTATCCGTATTCTGATAAAACAAACCAATTGGTATTCCTTCATCTTCTGCCAATTCAGCCAGCTTATAAGCAGCATAACGATCTTTGGAATCGTGATCCTTATCCTCTAGTTTATATACCCTCTCTCGATAATACTGATAGGTATTAATTTTATTAAAAGTTACACAGGGTTGCAATACATCTATCACGCTAAAACCTTTATGTGTCATTCCAGCATCAATTAGCTGGGTCAAATGAGGAATATCACCAGCAAAACCACGGGCAACGTAAGTTGCTCCTTGTGAC harbors:
- the lon gene encoding endopeptidase La; this translates as MPIILSSNDKKEDRKLYPVVTIRDGVIFPSSESILTFGRSRTLGAVDTAMKTDKQMIVLMQKDSRVNEPQAEDLHSIGTLVKIERILKNDNDVNALVRGIKRVRVQSYKQMDPYIAVTAVEVVDKEISMTEDTEALVKHLSGDLKRAVNLGKNIDFLSFMNIMSGLNPGELSYQVASILNIKRVDKQQLLEETNVNKRLQKIAELLSHELKVLEIEKNIASKTQAKFDKSVKEAVLRERMKTIEKELGDDTTGKEFKELEDSIKKAHMPKDVHKKTMKELGKLSQMSNYNPEASYLRTYIETLIELPWQQEKSSKVSIKYAEKVLDKDHFGLKKAKERILEYLAVIKLKELRLKKKDKSYGHPTILCFVGPPGVGKTSIGRSVARSLKREFVKMSLGGIRDEAEIRGHRRTYVGALPGRIIQGMKNAGSTNPVFMLDEIDKVGADFRGDPSSALLEALDPEQNHEFVDHYLEVPYDLSDVFFITTCNNLDTIPPALRDRLEIIAFSGYTEDEKYKIADNYLMEKQLKVHALTNKDVALSKEAVKKIIERYTREAGVRNLERQIATVYRKIARMKAEGKSGKIKIAAKQLNDYLGPYRFKPLLAEIKDEVGMSTGLFWTEAGGGILFVEVALMPGKGTLKLTGQLGDVMKESAEAALSYVRSRYKELGLDENFYHSLDIHIHVPEGAVKKDGPSAGIAITTALSSALIKIPVQKDVGMTGEITLRGRVLEIGGIKEKVIAAHSAGIRKIILPTDNEKDLVDIPKYVKDDLEFVFVDHMDEVLKHALCLPKPAKANAKIPLFAQLPN
- a CDS encoding serine--tRNA ligase; protein product: MLDIKYIRQNPDKVKQGTLEKGYKADVIDKLLKIDGQRLKLLLEVEELRAKQNVITNDLKTSKSKDFLDKELIEKASVLKRELKLFEPELDNVEKEFNKLMLDIPNPPAADVPKGKGESENVELKVVGDKQNFKFKSKDHLELAEKLDIIDFERGAKVAGSGFYYLKGDGLLLELALVRYGIEFLSKKGFTPMFTPDLARSRYYLGTGFQPRGPEAQIYTIDETDLGLIATAEVTLAGYHADETLPAAKLPLKYAGYSHCYRKEAGSYGQYSKGLYRVHQFTKVEMFIYCTAPESVKIHEELLQLEEEFWQSLEISYRVLEMCAGDLGAQAVKKYDLEAWMPGRGDWGEITSTSNTTDFQARRLGIKYRDNDKTQYVHTLNGTLVATSRGIIAILENNQQEDGSVLIPKVLQQYMGKEVIK
- the lysS gene encoding lysine--tRNA ligase, which gives rise to MFWVDKLAQELKTRKLKLEWVDDMKTPSGRIHVGSLRGVIINDLIYRGLIEAGVKAKFTYVFEDQDPLDKLPHYLDEKIWGEHLGKPLFQIPSPEAGFASYGEFFAKEFEEVFNNIGSYPEIIWGRTLYLSGKMNNVVRECLDKADIIRGIYKEMYDKDFSSNWYPFNPVCSKCGKMVTAVVTDWDGEQITFECRKEGSYTPGCGNVETKSPFSDEGHFAGKLPWKVEWPAKWKIIGVTIEGAGKDHMVSGGSHDFAKLMCERVLDYPVPYSFIYEFFLLKGKKMSSSKGRGSSAKEVSIIIPPSLLRMLMVRTKIKRPIDFDPTGMTIPDLFDEYDRCAKAYYEDGDENLSRIFELSHVEKLTSEMPYYPRFRDVATYVQIPNLDLVARFTELKGSKLTTLEQDILNQRVKYAKLWLKDYAPEDFVFVYQEKMSESALNLSNGQKEFLSQVIEKLDKNLTGDEIQTLLYEIAKAGKESVANAFAAVYVSLLGKVSGPRAGYLVVDIGVDKVKQRFAQITQASKK
- a CDS encoding transcription elongation factor GreA; translation: MVANKKIKEEFILVTQEGLDELNTELKLLREDKRPDAVVRLQSARDMGDLSENSEYSSAKLDLEFIDERITSIETKLKKAKVVVKSTTAKTVGIGSKVTVVVSGKKVTYEIVGEGEADPKEKKVSHNSPIGEALKGRKEGDTIKVKAPVGIVEYAIKEIK
- a CDS encoding preprotein translocase subunit SecA; translated protein: MLFDFLGKFFDSNESEIKKLQPLIDQINELSNKTKKLKDEDFPKQTQKLKKRLAKGESLDDLLVEAFALVREASYRVIGERHFDVQLISGIVLHQGKVAEQKTGEGKTLSATAPLYLNALFGKGVHLVTVNDYLARRDAGWMGNIFHFLGLSTTAIISGQQFIFDPEHEDKEAQDWRLRNLRPITRMEAYKADVTYGINSEFGFDYLRDNMARKADDIVQKQYNYAIIDEVDSVLIDEARTPHIISAPDSEPTQKYYQYADLAKKLSENQDYEIDEKSNTANLTEHGVTKVEKWLGVDNLFEKDYETLHHIEASLKASALYKRDTHYIVREGQVIIVDEFTGRLLEGRRFSEGIHQAIEAKEGVQIQRESKTLATVSLQNYFRMYDKLAGMTGTAATEAEEFHKIYDLDVVIIPTNQPIIRDDQTDLVYKTVRAKYAAVAKDIEERHAKGQPVLVGTTSIEHNETISKLLKHKKVPHTLLNAKNHAQEAQIISDAGKVGAVTVATNMAGRGVDIVLGGMKPDKYEYQKFIGDESYRDNPEYNKRTRQAQEAHDEVLKLGGLHVIGTERHESRRIDNQLRGRSGRQGDPGSTIFFVSLQDQIMRIFGGDQVAGLMTRFKLPEDQPLQHGLVSRAIEQSQTKVEGFNFDIRKRLVEYDDVLNRQREIIYGRRLKILNGEVDTNEQVYNILINEVTEIATQAVSEDEKGQDKLPSEIVKEFSTILPIDDASSQKLANDVEGLSDEGIARLLLSHVDRVYKERKERIGEEIMKEVEQWVTLSVIDSLWMNHIDSLTELREGIGLRGYAQKDPLVEYKNEAFRMFEQLLASVDFDIARRILRVDVKVNPTADTAITKAAEQAQYSHEQLGQFSQPKQSPKGTLEKPSEQPKKEPVAKQKAPGRNDPCPCGSGKKYKKCHYPEYG